The Ziziphus jujuba cultivar Dongzao chromosome 3, ASM3175591v1 region GTATAGCCAAACTCCTTTAAAATCCAGCATTAGAAACCCAAAGTAGTAAGAGTGAGTTTTAACATATTTAATGTATTGCAAAATTGTTGGAAAATGTATGGGTcatttagataatatttttcgTGTATATCAGGCACTCAGCGGGACATGCAGTGAACCCTGCAGTAGAGCAAGGAGGGACAATATCATTTGAGTGAGTGGTCTATTTCCTAAAATTATAGGCAAtcttaattatattattgaattgtttaaatttttgtaaattatgtgatatgttttaaatttgaattgtaTGTGccaatttatgtggttttatatttgattttgcataaattgattttatggaattcaagaaaATAATCGTGATAAATCTATTGTGcacaaaatatatgtacatctatagatatatgtatatatttttatttagttattattataagTTGGACTTAAAGTGGTTATTTAACAAACTATTATTAAtcaagtattttataaaatttcaaaaagagtTTAGTTGCTTATGTTGAActaagaataaattaatattttgtttacttATTTGCTTACTTAATTATGAagtaagtttatttatttattcgtttattcatttatctatttattgatttattgatttatttatctatttattgatttcttaattaatttatatatttaattatgattgtctAACTTTGAGCATACCACTTAGCATGTGTGTTATTACATATTCATTATACACTTTGGATTTCAAGAGTCATATATTATTTTCGGAATCATGttgttatatataaatgtatgtgcacatttatgcatatatttatatctaaatgtataaatatagtCTTAGGGATTTTATAGATCTATTTGTTATGTTTAATTGTGATCGTTTAATGAATTTAGATTTAACATGTTATTTACACTTATATTATTAAAGTATGCTAATGTGTTTAAAAGGTTGTATTTGGTTTTAGCTAATCTTAtacatttatttcaaataataatttatattctagatatataaattttggtgatggatatttaatgaaaaacattctgatttatttaattatttatctatttctttatttacatgtttaaaacaattaaattatgatttttaaatgtaattataaggagctttttttcccccttaaattATGTATTATATGTGACTAGTTAGACTATAGATGAaccatatagtattggtgttctataTGGTTATGTTTATGAGTTAGCGCGCATGTTATATTTAACTGTCCTTTGTAAATAGAGAGGGTAGGTATATATTTTACAGTAATAGTATCAACAACTCTTCCTTAGGCTTAAGGATGATAGGTTTAGCCATTCATATAGGAGCTAAGGATGAGAGATACTTTGCACAGTAAGTATTAGTCACCCTTTTTGATCATAGAATAACAGATTATTTAAAACCATAACTATTAGGATGATAATGGGGCTGCATACAGGTTCTCTTCTCCCTTCCTTATCAGTCAAATGGTTTTTGGGACACTAAATATTATCTGGTAGCACTGATATATTGTATGGTATATCAGGTGttctttcaatatatatatatatatatatatatattatgttgtaTTAATGTGCATCATACCGTACAGGGGCACAGATTCAATTTGGCTCACGAACAACCTAATATCGTATTTCTGCTGTCTACAAAAATAACGAATTGCACGACCATTATAAGCAATCaccattattgttattattgttgttgttgctgctattgttattaattgttattattattattattattatcattttttattattattcattattgttattgttattattattattgtttgacTAATCTTACTGGAAAGAAAACTAATAGATGTATAATGTATCATATAAAGATGATAgatttatcttattattattattatttttattatttttaaaagacaaATGTGGTGTGATGGACATATGACACTATGACAGTACTATAATTTGACTCTTTATATgtcttatatattttgtgtcTGCTGCCTTACTTTCCCATTTACAAGATTTTAGTTTAAAGCGGTAGCAAAGAATTTAAATGTAGtcaacattttatattttttgtgaaattagtcaactagttatttaaaagcaaaactctctttgaaattgaataaaataaggaaattactTTTGCttgaaaatgaatataattaagcTACAGATTTGCATAGAAATGAGATTAAATTGTgtcatatcaataaaaataaataaataaataacaattgaCCTTTCTAGCATTTtgcaaaagtaaaataaaattgtcaatCAAACTCGCACAGGTTTGGTTCGATAGGAAATACTAGTgtagatattttttatattttaaggatgtaattaaatgtaaaaatatttggatattGGTAAAAGTCCACCACAGTATATTGTACGGATAATTCAATAgcaaagttaatttttttaagacaatAATTTCGAGTTTAAACTTTTATATAcccaattaaatagataattaatttggcctaataataatatgcacataatttttttaaaatatagaaaatgtcGCACAGTTTTCATTTGAATCCATGTATAAACAGTTTTATtgttacaaataatttataaaataaaattccaaaaataattttcaactgttttaattaagttatattatgaattaaaaaaataacaatattaagacatatattaataaatttacaattttaactttaaaaaaaattctgatgCTCTTTTATTTCGTCTTACCAATAAAAGATTACTCctttgttaattttcttttatcatttacaataattattcTTATTACAGTGTTTCGAATCATTATCAagtaaattaatttcattttgatatcttttattttttttggctaatgaaaactaaaatagcattatttttattattatcattagtaAGTAGATTTATAAATGATCATGATAACATAAGAATGATAAGATATTATTattgtctttatttttcttcctttttccctttttttttatcgcTTTATTATTTCACATGGTAAGATATGCATatgttaagaaaatatttacccaaaaaaatatatgcattgAGGTTAaggaaatcaataataatattaatcatcaatgataatcatcaataatattaataatatcaaaatataaaatcttcccattcgaaaaaaatatatatatatatatatatatatacgatctTAACATGAATTCaccttttcaatatatatatttttaatttaaaaaaaaaagtcaaaaaattttttaaaaaaaccaagTATAACCAATCAATGTCCATTATCCAATAGTAAAGTCATCGTTTCATTAATGAATATTcatccaaaattatttaaaaaaaaaaaaaaagggaaaatcaaaatcaaaatcaaagtagaagaaagaggaaaagaatAAACACCTTTTATTACCGAAGTTGAAGAAAGGTGCAAAACATTAATCAAACTTGTGGACCAGCTCGCTCTTTCTGGTTTATCTCATCCACAAATTCCTTGAGATTCTTATCAGAAGACCCTCCTTCTTTGGCAGATTCTCTTGCCAAATCCTTCAATTTCTTAGCATTCCTTCTCATTTCCTCACCTTTATCTCCATCTCCCATCACCACTTCCAAACACCTCTTAAACTCATCACTTTCAACAATCCCATCTTTGTTCTTATTCACTCTCAATCCAATCTTCCACACATCTTCTATCAGCTTCGCATTGGTTCCTTGATCTGACCACTGTGGATATCCAATCATTGGAACCCCACAAGCAATGCTCTCCAATGTCGAATTCCATCCACAATGTGTCACAAAGCAACCACACGAACTGTTCGACAAAACGTCTAGCTGAGAACACCATGGAACTATTTTCCCAAGCTTCTCCAGTTCCTCTCTGCAGCTAAGCtgatcttcttctttcttatcTTCTCCATTATTACTATCAGGTTTTTGTCTGATTACCCACAAAAATGGACGACCCATTTCCAACAAAGCTCTTCCAACTTCCTCCATTTGTGGCTTGGCCAAAACACTCATGCTACCAAACGACACGTAAATTACAGACCCTTTTGGTTTCGAGCTCAACCATTCTATATAGTAATCTTTCGGATGCTGTAAAAGATCGCCTCCGAATGAAGTATCAGAAGGGTCTTTCCCATCCAAGAACGCCGACGGGATCAACGGTCCGATTCCGATCAAATCGAAGTTAATTCCGATTGCTTTCAATGCCTCGGGCTCTAATGCATCGAAGGTGTTTACCAAAACTTTCCTGTTGTTCCCCAACTCGAGCTTTTCGAACTGGTCTTTGAACAATGGGATTGCGAAAGTGTACGCATTTCCAGCATCCATGAAAGATGGAAGATCTCGCCTTTTGAGCTTCAGTGGCAATCCTGGTAATTCTATTGACCATGAAGGTCCGTCGTTGAAAGCACCATTATTTGTGATTGCATTATCATAGCCATGGAAGTAATAGTAGTAGATATGGAAAACCGTGGTGGGTTGAATCCAGAGCAACGCAGAAGGAACTTGAAGTTCGTGTGCCGCCTCGGGCGCCCACGGAAGGAGTATGGAGTAGACTACGCAACAGAAAGGACGGCCTTCTTTGGCGGCGGAGACGACGAGATCGGAGATTGCTTGCTTACCGCAACGGCTAAGCTCCGACAAAAAGTGGTCGGCATCGTGGACACCGTGTTTGAAACCATCGTCATAGCCGTCGGAGTAGGGAGCGAAGGACAAGCCGGAGGGAATGGAAGCAGCTTTGTTCATGCGGCGGTACGCGGAAATGGTGGTCACAAAGGTGACTTCGGCTCCGATGTGAATTAGCCGCTTGGCGAATTGAAGGCCGGGGTTTATGTGACCTTGTGCCGGGTAGACAACGATCAGGAATCGGGGCTGCACCATGGCGGTTTGCGGTGGTTAAGGCGGTGCCTGATGGAGCGAGCGGATTATTGGagaattttattgtggttaatTTGTGTGGTTGCGCTTGTGTTGGGTTTGGGGTGAAATTTGTTGGATTGCATAGAGCTTAGATATCAGAGTTTGGATAGAAGGAAATGACGTTTATGGTGAGAATTTGAAGACAAAGGTTAGTGTTTGCGTCCGGTTTTTTATGTCCTCTGTTTATCGATGTTCTATTGGACAGAAATGCATGGCTGGTCTTTGTCTGAATTTCAATTGGGcaaaatcttttttgttttcgtgCATAGTTTTGATATTTGAACTTATTTACTTGTCTTTTtcttggtcctttttttttcttgaaaaaaaaaaaaaaaaacccaagaaatataatataattttttgaaatattatccTGAATTTATACTAATTAGATACTTTGATATGGCAACATAATATAGctataatgaaaaaatatatatatatggctataATCAACTTATGTCAAGATTCTTcccttatttaataattatacgtaataaaagaaagaaaaagtcatagcatttaatatttattatcctAAAAATGTCATAGCATTCGATATTTATTTTCCAGAAAAAGTCACAGCATTTGATGCTatgtttatttaccttttttgaAACATGTCTATGCTTTGTAATCaccaattaacaaaaaaataataattatcgtAATAAGATCAAGatcaatatcaaattaaaaatttttgtaaagCTTATGATgatcattcaaaaaaaatatgttttttttttttttttggctcaaacgaaaaaaaagaaaatgttatacgaaaaaaaatttaaattagaatatgGAATATTTCGAGCATCactttgtttagtattattgttGTTGCATCTGAATAACatcttaaacaaaaaattgaatacTAGGGATATGGTGTGTATAAAATATGGTTTACTTAGTTTAGGTTTCaccaaagaaacaaattttataatattaattttttctaatgaaaacaaaaaaaaaaaaatatatatatatatatataaaagtaatttcctAACTTATTTTTTATCGTTATAATAAATAtctgttttaatatttatattgatttttatttttttattcctatgGTAAAAATATTgtctttcatttatatattttcattatattatgcacatttcttcccttttttttcttttttttttttttttttttggtttgggtaGTGATTCTTTAGACTATTTTCTTTATCCTTTaggaaacaaaattttaaaaaataatttattagttcttgtattgatttttttataaaaaatttgtacTCTTTTTtctaacataaataattttctatattattCATCTACCCAACTTTTTGTTATAtctttcaaacaaataaatataaaagtagtgttaaatactttatgatctatgtatttatttatatatctagtaaaaataatcttattttagatttttttaaaaaaaatttaaaactcaaaACGAGATA contains the following coding sequences:
- the LOC107422010 gene encoding phloretin 4'-O-glucosyltransferase; the encoded protein is MVQPRFLIVVYPAQGHINPGLQFAKRLIHIGAEVTFVTTISAYRRMNKAASIPSGLSFAPYSDGYDDGFKHGVHDADHFLSELSRCGKQAISDLVVSAAKEGRPFCCVVYSILLPWAPEAAHELQVPSALLWIQPTTVFHIYYYYFHGYDNAITNNGAFNDGPSWSIELPGLPLKLKRRDLPSFMDAGNAYTFAIPLFKDQFEKLELGNNRKVLVNTFDALEPEALKAIGINFDLIGIGPLIPSAFLDGKDPSDTSFGGDLLQHPKDYYIEWLSSKPKGSVIYVSFGSMSVLAKPQMEEVGRALLEMGRPFLWVIRQKPDSNNGEDKKEEDQLSCREELEKLGKIVPWCSQLDVLSNSSCGCFVTHCGWNSTLESIACGVPMIGYPQWSDQGTNAKLIEDVWKIGLRVNKNKDGIVESDEFKRCLEVVMGDGDKGEEMRRNAKKLKDLARESAKEGGSSDKNLKEFVDEINQKERAGPQV